A DNA window from Aggregicoccus sp. 17bor-14 contains the following coding sequences:
- a CDS encoding phosphatidylserine/phosphatidylglycerophosphate/cardiolipin synthase family protein, whose translation MTTTLAPPTQEASGQHLHLLDGGAEAFPRMLAAIDAAARFVHLEVYTFELDTIGTRFLEALEAALRRGVRVHVLVDGWGTARDADAIRDRLRAAGARVRVYNPLRVLPTGRSWRNHRKILLVDGQVAFIGGINIGDAYAGTAERPGWADLALELRGEVAAQLESRLHARASRLQVGRVQVHLAGFGGGLRLEARYRAAIESAREQVTIAHAYFLPEGGLVRALARAAARGVRVRLLLAGRSDVPLTRLATGRLYRKLLQAGVSVHEWECSILHAKAAVVDGRRLLVGSFNLDPLSLVNLETLVEVDDAGVAAQGDRWMERHLAAARTLTLADLPRPGLRRWVMDLLGLLLARLTGAAAHLLGWRLRRRPVLPRGQG comes from the coding sequence ATGACGACGACGCTCGCACCCCCCACGCAGGAGGCCAGTGGCCAGCACCTGCACCTGCTGGACGGGGGCGCGGAGGCCTTCCCGCGGATGCTCGCGGCGATCGACGCGGCGGCGCGCTTCGTCCACCTGGAGGTCTACACCTTCGAGCTCGACACCATCGGCACGCGCTTCCTCGAAGCCCTCGAGGCGGCGCTGCGGCGCGGCGTGCGGGTGCACGTGCTGGTGGACGGGTGGGGCACGGCGCGCGACGCCGACGCCATCCGCGATCGCCTGCGCGCCGCCGGTGCGCGCGTGCGCGTCTACAACCCGCTTCGCGTGCTGCCCACGGGGCGCTCCTGGCGCAACCACCGGAAGATCCTCCTCGTGGACGGGCAGGTGGCCTTCATCGGGGGCATCAACATCGGGGATGCCTACGCGGGCACGGCGGAGCGGCCGGGCTGGGCAGACCTCGCGCTGGAGCTGCGCGGTGAAGTCGCGGCGCAGCTCGAGTCGCGGCTGCACGCGCGCGCCTCCCGGCTGCAGGTGGGGCGCGTGCAGGTGCACCTCGCGGGCTTTGGCGGAGGCCTGCGACTCGAGGCGCGCTACCGAGCGGCGATCGAGAGCGCGCGCGAGCAGGTGACGATCGCCCACGCCTACTTCCTTCCCGAGGGCGGACTCGTGCGGGCACTCGCGCGCGCAGCGGCGCGGGGCGTACGGGTGCGGCTGCTGCTCGCGGGGCGCTCGGACGTGCCGCTCACGCGGCTCGCGACGGGGCGGCTCTACCGCAAGCTGCTGCAGGCGGGCGTGAGCGTGCACGAGTGGGAGTGCAGCATCCTGCACGCGAAGGCGGCGGTGGTGGACGGGCGGCGACTCCTGGTGGGCTCCTTCAACCTGGATCCCTTGAGCCTCGTGAACCTCGAGACGCTGGTCGAGGTTGACGACGCGGGCGTGGCAGCGCAAGGGGACCGCTGGATGGAGCGCCACCTCGCGGCTGCTCGCACGCTCACGCTCGCGGACCTGCCGCGTCCGGGGCTGCGGCGCTGGGTGATGGACCTGCTGGGGCTGCTTCTCGCGCGGCTCACCGGAGCGGCGGCGCACCTGCTGGGCTGGCGGCTGCGGCGCCGGCCCGTGCTGCCGCGGGGGCAGGGTTGA